In Dehalococcoidia bacterium, the genomic window CCGCCGCGATTCTGCCCGCGAGCCTGACCCTTCGCCGGCACCTCAAGGATGTCTCCTTCTAGCGCTTGATTCTCGGAAACTGACGGCCCAGCGATATTGCCATTCTCACCTAAAATGCAGCATCCTAGTACCCGACCTGCATAGAGGATGACGAATCCGCAATGAGCCTAGAAGAAGACCTCGGCCATCTCTCTCCGACACGCGATTCGGCCCTGACGATAGGCGTGTTCGACGGGGTCCATCGGGGACACCGGCACCTCGTTGACGCCCTCGTGGAGGAAGCGCGAAACTCTGGGCTCCTCGCCGGCGTCGTAACCTTCAAGAACCATCCGATTACCGTCCTGAGACCCGGCGCTCGGGTGCAACTCCTGACGGACGTCTCAGAGAGGATCCGGCTGCTGAATGAGCTGGGCGTTGACTTCGTCGCCGCTGTTGAATTTGACACTGCCCTGGCAGGCCTGTCATCTCGGGACTTCCTGGGCGTGCTCGCTAGTGAACTGAGGATGCGAAAGCTGGTCGTCGGCCCTGACTTCGCGATGGGTCGAGATCGCGACGGCAGCGTCGAGACCCTTCCCGCGATCACCTCCGACCTCGGGGCCGGGTTCAAGGCGATCGATCTGGTCACCGACCCGTCTGGCATCGTGAAGAGCACCGCAATCAGGAAACAGATCGCAGACGGCGACGTATCCACGGCAGCCAACCTGCTTGGCCGCAATTTCTCGATTAACGGAACAGTGGGCGGCGGTCTGCAACGCGGGCGCGAAATGGGATTTCCGACCGCCAACCTGGAAGTGGAATCAGACCTTATCATCCCAGGCGATGGCATCTACGCTACGTGGGCACACCTTGAGTCGGGCACACACATGGCGGCAACCAGCATCGGCCTCAGACCCACCTTCGACGACGGTGAGAACCGCACCATCGAGGCGTTCCTGCTGGACTTCTCTGAGGACATCTACGGCCAGTTGATCCGGCTTGAGTTCGTCAGACGCCTCCGTGGGGAAGAGAAGTACGACACAGTCGAAGCGCTCATGGAGCAGATAGACAGGGACGTTCAGGATACAAGGTCCGCGCTGTCCTAGATCACAGTATTAGCCTTCATGACTAAGGCTTCCTGAAGTCCGTTTCTTCCCCAAAGTCAATTGGGACTTTGGCACAAATTTGTCACAAAAAGTGGTTGTTAATTTTCTTAAACTAATCATATAATCTGGGCAACTTGGCCCCCAGACACCTTGCACAGTGTGATTGTGCAGGCGACCCGGAGAAAGCCAACTCGGACGGCCTCAGAGCCGCCAATCCGAGCGGACCGGATGGATGTGACGACATCGCGTCAGGACCAAGAGGGATTATTACGGAAGGACTCTTCCATGCAAGCGTACTGCCTCAAATGTCGCGCACACACAGACATCAATGACGCCGAGCAAGTTACCCTCAAGAACGGTCGGCCTGCGACCCGTGGTAAGTGCTCGGTCTGCACCGCAACCGTCTTCAGGATTGGCAGAGCCAGTTAAGGGATCGACATACTCCAGGCGCAATTAGACGCATTAAGTCGGAGTCTGACGTAGGAGCCACCCACCGGGACTACAAAGTGAGCCGAAGCCAGTTTTCCGTCGCCTTCAGTCGCTGACGGAGTACTTGCAAGCGACTTGCGCCCGGTTTCAACCCTTGATGGGGCCACTAGCGGCCGGTCAATTTACCCGGTTGGCAGCTATATCAATATCTGGCTTCGACGTTCGATGCCTTCTGGACTTGTCGGTTCCTATCCTATTTGACTGTCGCACACTACGCTGATAATCTCGCGCTGAACGCCTGAGCCCAGCCATGCAGGCTGGTCGCGTTTCAACCAGCCATCAGGCAAGCACAGCATTTCAGCACGGAGGTTTATCAGCATGTGGAACCAGTTCAACACCGGCGACTATGAAGGCATGATCGCCGAGACCGTCACCATCAGCGGGTACAACGGTGACCGCACCAACGCGTACTTCGCCCGGCCCCTGGGGTCGGGCCCCTACCCATCGATCGTACTGATCCATCACCTGCCGGGCTGGGACGAGCTCTATAGAGAGATCGCCCGACGATTCGCCCACCAGGGGTACGTCGTCGCATGTCCCGACCTGTTCGCACGCTTCGGTCAGGGCACGCCGGACGACATCGCGTCGGCTGCCCGCGCGAAGGGAGGCGTATCCGACGACAGCGTCCTGGCCGATGCCGAAGGCGCCGCGGGCTTCCTGAACTCACTGCCCTACACCAACGGCAAAGTAGGGATCATAGGAAGCTGTTCAGGCGGACGCCACTCTTACATGGTGGCCTGCCGGTCCAACGCCTTCGACGCTGTAGTAGACCTTTGGGGAGGCAGGGTCGTCATGGCGGCGGACGCGCTGACGCCTCAGCAGCCAGTCGCCCCAATCGATCTGACTCCCGACCTTTCGACACCGCTTCTTGGCATCTTCGGCAACGACGACGCGTCTCCCTCGCCTGAAGAGGTGGACCAGCACGAAGAGGCGCTGAAGGCCAACGGCAAGGACTACGAGTTCCACCGCTACGACGGAGCTGGACACGGCTTCTGGTACCACGA contains:
- a CDS encoding bifunctional riboflavin kinase/FAD synthetase; amino-acid sequence: MSLEEDLGHLSPTRDSALTIGVFDGVHRGHRHLVDALVEEARNSGLLAGVVTFKNHPITVLRPGARVQLLTDVSERIRLLNELGVDFVAAVEFDTALAGLSSRDFLGVLASELRMRKLVVGPDFAMGRDRDGSVETLPAITSDLGAGFKAIDLVTDPSGIVKSTAIRKQIADGDVSTAANLLGRNFSINGTVGGGLQRGREMGFPTANLEVESDLIIPGDGIYATWAHLESGTHMAATSIGLRPTFDDGENRTIEAFLLDFSEDIYGQLIRLEFVRRLRGEEKYDTVEALMEQIDRDVQDTRSALS
- a CDS encoding dienelactone hydrolase family protein, producing the protein MWNQFNTGDYEGMIAETVTISGYNGDRTNAYFARPLGSGPYPSIVLIHHLPGWDELYREIARRFAHQGYVVACPDLFARFGQGTPDDIASAARAKGGVSDDSVLADAEGAAGFLNSLPYTNGKVGIIGSCSGGRHSYMVACRSNAFDAVVDLWGGRVVMAADALTPQQPVAPIDLTPDLSTPLLGIFGNDDASPSPEEVDQHEEALKANGKDYEFHRYDGAGHGFWYHDRAIYRPEQTMDSFAKVLDFFEKNLG